The genome window TCTAGATAAGAGGCAAACTCAAAAAGATCGCTTTTATAGATATTAGCAATTGGATTAAGAGCGCACGCCATATCTCCATAAATAGTACCATATCCTAGCATTCGTTCACTTTTGTTGCTTGTGCCTACAACTAAAAAGTCAAACTTGCTAGAATGATCATATAGAATTATCATACGAATTCTAGCTGCTATATTTCCTACTCTTAGCCTATTATTTGGATCGCTAAAAGGCAAAAATTTATCTAAAATTTCACTAATATCTATTATCTGATAATCAATTTTTAGGCTTTTACATAGATTTAGTGCATCGACTAAATTTGCTTGATTTGAGCTAGAAGTTGGCATAATAAGAGCTTTTGTAGGTGCTACTT of Campylobacter vicugnae contains these proteins:
- a CDS encoding NAD+ synthase gives rise to the protein MENFKLLENNLLNFLDSYLKASKAKGFIIGVSGGLDSAVVATLCSKVAPTKALIMPTSSSNQANLVDALNLCKSLKIDYQIIDISEILDKFLPFSDPNNRLRVGNIAARIRMIILYDHSSKFDFLVVGTSNKSERMLGYGTIYGDMACALNPIANIYKSDLFEFASYLDIDKNIINKAPSADLWQNQSDENDLGYSYEQIDKLLKAIENNQDLSKFDNKFKDEITTRIAKNSFKLKLPAIPNI